In Corylus avellana chromosome ca2, CavTom2PMs-1.0, the following proteins share a genomic window:
- the LOC132170749 gene encoding kinesin-like protein KIN-14I isoform X3, with protein sequence MNTIWHITCATKQPHIYFLKLDLIPCLIYELKSYSEWKQTGGNGVWKFGGNVKPTVSAKSFVRKNSEPFTNSLSRNSSTSEKSLNVLSSDIDFNKMPPNGSLSMLVRAVLLDKKPDEVPMAYLSLPEGTASVVGLIAMIFPVQYFLAMNLVQL encoded by the exons ATGAACACAATTTGGCATATAACATGTGCTACAAAACAGCCGCATATTTACTTTCTCAAACTTGATTTGATCCCATGCTTGATTTATGAGCTTAAATCCTACAGCGAATGGAAACAAACTGGGGGAAATGGGGTATGGAAATTTGGTGGAAATGTGAAGCCAACCGTGTCAGCAAAATCTTTTGTGAGGAAAAATTCGGAGCCCTTCACGAATTCCTTGTCAAGGAACTCCTCAACGAGTGAAAAATCTTTGAATGTGCTGTCCTCAGACattgattttaataaaatg CCTCCTAATGGTTCCTTGAGTATGCTAGTTCGTGCGGTTCTATTGGATAAGAAGCCTGATGAAGTTCCAATG GCATACTTATCCTTGCCAGAGGGTACAGCTTCTGTGGTTGGCCTGATAGCAATGATATTTCCTGTTCAATATTTCCTAGCAATGAACCTAGTACAGCTTTAA
- the LOC132170749 gene encoding uncharacterized protein LOC132170749 isoform X2 produces the protein MRGKFGDAESIKIEATMFDGCELVPKLGDDSSGVDMRLHLSLLVDISRDDGGDELEFLCPAWPDLLEVQKVYMLRRDGMLARPYMGPDFRKLDAKIQKALKKYLEARGRMETNWGKWGMEIWWKCEANRVSKIFCEEKFGALHEFLVKELLNE, from the exons ATGAGAGGGAAATTTGGAGATGCTGAGAGTATCAAAATAGAGGCCACTATGTTTGATGGGTGCGAACTTGTTCCTAAGCTTGGAGATGACAGCTCTGGGGTAGATATGCGCCTTCACCTTAGCTTGCTTGTTGATATCTCCAGGGACGATGGCGGTGATGAATTGGAGTTTTTGTGCCCCGCTTGGCCGGATTTGTTGGAGGTTCAGAAAGTTTATATGCTTAGGCGCGATGGAATGCTGGCTAGGCCTTACATGGGACCTGATTTTAG GAAATTGGATGCTAAGATTCAGAAGGCACTAAAGAAGTACTTAGAGGCAAGGGGG CGAATGGAAACAAACTGGGGGAAATGGGGTATGGAAATTTGGTGGAAATGTGAAGCCAACCGTGTCAGCAAAATCTTTTGTGAGGAAAAATTCGGAGCCCTTCACGAATTCCTTGTCAAGGAACTCCTCAACGAGTGA
- the LOC132170749 gene encoding uncharacterized protein LOC132170749 isoform X1, producing the protein MRGKFGDAESIKIEATMFDGCELVPKLGDDSSGVDMRLHLSLLVDISRDDGGDELEFLCPAWPDLLEVQKVYMLRRDGMLARPYMGPDFRKLDAKIQKALKKYLERMETNWGKWGMEIWWKCEANRVSKIFCEEKFGALHEFLVKELLNE; encoded by the exons ATGAGAGGGAAATTTGGAGATGCTGAGAGTATCAAAATAGAGGCCACTATGTTTGATGGGTGCGAACTTGTTCCTAAGCTTGGAGATGACAGCTCTGGGGTAGATATGCGCCTTCACCTTAGCTTGCTTGTTGATATCTCCAGGGACGATGGCGGTGATGAATTGGAGTTTTTGTGCCCCGCTTGGCCGGATTTGTTGGAGGTTCAGAAAGTTTATATGCTTAGGCGCGATGGAATGCTGGCTAGGCCTTACATGGGACCTGATTTTAG GAAATTGGATGCTAAGATTCAGAAGGCACTAAAGAAGTACTTAGAG CGAATGGAAACAAACTGGGGGAAATGGGGTATGGAAATTTGGTGGAAATGTGAAGCCAACCGTGTCAGCAAAATCTTTTGTGAGGAAAAATTCGGAGCCCTTCACGAATTCCTTGTCAAGGAACTCCTCAACGAGTGA